One genomic window of Solanum stenotomum isolate F172 chromosome 9, ASM1918654v1, whole genome shotgun sequence includes the following:
- the LOC125877319 gene encoding uncharacterized protein LOC125877319: MYTAFKLMHLSEKYEKILREKIVSQTDIDQCKAYYQAPGEVGGGGEKKRRIYSLGSEAKNYYGQNRCGSSSLPPPFSQSTLTTNMDEFVKQMMPTLTSHLIPIIVEQVQATIIDPSGNPSLVTPIVPPTTNVDEVDPSISSDDCIS; encoded by the exons ATGTACACTGCATTTAAGCTTATGCATCTTTCT gaaaaatatgaaaaaatattacgGGAAAAAATTGTGTCTCAAACTGATATTGATCAATGTAAAGCATATTACCAAGCTCCGGGGGAGGTGGGGGGAGggggagaaaagaaaagaagaatatacAGTCTTGGATCTGAAGCAAAAAATTACTATGGGCAGAATCGTTGTGGCTCATCATCATTACCACCTCCATTTTCTCAATCAACATTGACAACAAATATGGATGAGTTTGTAAAGCAAATGATGCCTACACTTACTAGTCATCTTATTCCTATTATTGTTGAGCAGGTGCAAGCAACGATTATTGATCCCTCTGGCAACCCATCGCTTGTGACACCCATAGTGCCTCCTACTACTAATGTGGATGAGGTTGATCCCTCAATTTCAAGTGATGATTGTATCTCTTAG